The Anguilla rostrata isolate EN2019 chromosome 18, ASM1855537v3, whole genome shotgun sequence genome has a window encoding:
- the slc35f3b gene encoding solute carrier family 35 member F3 isoform X2 produces MKKHSARVAPLSACNTPVLTLTKVEGEDRPRENVVGTADGAAVGGAGAESGGGKRRLRCCLRITAVQARKALWGVAMIVCVCSSWAGSTQLAKLTFKTYDAPFTLTWFATSWNCLFFPLYYVGHLCKSPERQTPRQRFRECCRFFGDDGLTPKVFLKKVAPFGVLWTLTNYLYLQALRKINSTDVSVLFCCNKAFVFLLSWIVLRDRFMGVRIVAAILAIAGIVMMTYADGFHSHSVIGITLVVASASTSALYKVLFKLVLGSAKFGEAALFLTLIGGANFVFISFVPVILYFTRVEYFDSPENIPWGCMCGVAVLLLAFNILVNFGIAITYPTLISLGIVLSVPVNAMVDLYTCEIDFNTVRLIAVFIICLGFLMLLLPEDWDQGLIQLATKLRKREQPAESAGEAGTSSGLNWSRRTRTSMSTFAH; encoded by the exons GAGAAGACCGTCCCCGGGAGAATGTGGTGGGCACAGCAGATGGTGCAGcagtgggtggggcaggggcggagtcagggggCGGGAAACGAAGACTACGCTGCTGCCTGAGAATCACAGCTGTCCAGGCGCGCAAGGCCCTGTGGGGCGTGGCCATGatcgtgtgcgtgtgctcgtcCTGGGCGGGCTCCACCCAGCTGGCCAAGCTCACCTTCAAGACGTACGACGCCCCCTTCACCCTCACCTGGTTCGCCACCTCGTGGAACTGTCTTTTCTTTCCCCTGTACTACGTGGGACACCTGTGCAAGAGCCCCGAGAGACAGACGCCCAGGCAGAGATTCCG GGAGTGCTGCAGGTTCTTTGGGGACGACGGCCTGACGCCGAAGGTGTTCCTCAAAAAGGTGGCGCCCTTCGGCGTACTGTGGACGCTGACCAACTACCTGTACCTGCAGGCCCTGCGTAAGATCAACAGCACAGACGTGTCGGTGCTCTTCTGCTGCAACAAGGCCTTCGTCTTCCTGCTGTCCTGGATCGTGCTCCGGGACCGCTTCATGGGCGTCAGG ATTGTGGCAGCCATCTTGGCCATCGCTGGCATCGTGATGATGACGTACGCCGACGGGTTCCACAGCCATTCTGTCATTGGCATCACGCTGGTGGTGGCTTCTGCATCCACATCAGCACTGTACAAG GTCCTTTTCAAGCTGGTCCTAGGCAGTGCCAAATTTGGCGAGGCAGCGCTGTTCTTGACTCTCATTGGGGGTGCTAATTTCGTCTTCATCAGCTTTGTGCCAGTTATCCTCTACTTTACACGCGTGGAGTACTTTGATTCGCCAGAAAACATCCCCTGGGGATGCATGTGCGGTGTGGCCGTCCTCCTATTGG CGTTCAACATTCTGGTAAACTTCGGAATCGCAATAACCTACCCCACCTTGATTTCCCTGGGCATTGTCCTCAGCGTCCCTGTTAATGCCA TGGTGGATCTGTATACCTGTGAGATCGATTTTAACACGGTTCGCCTCATCGCCGTCTTCATAATCTGCCTGGGCTTCCTGATGCTTCTGCTTCCGGAGGACTGGGACCAGGGCCTGATCCAGCTGGCCACCAAGCTGCGCAAGAGGGAGCAACCAGCAGAGAGCGCCGGAGAGGCGGGGACCAGCTCGGGGCTCAATTGGAGCCGGAGAACCCGGACCTCCATGTCCACGTTTGCCCActga